Proteins found in one Fusarium oxysporum Fo47 chromosome V, complete sequence genomic segment:
- a CDS encoding Alpha/Beta hydrolase protein, producing MNKSAIWRNAPASPLSRQLYRAQCHRSFACSTYLGREHDPRIKALGREISDDYAIIREKYGAASDPTTPKYPIVLAHGLFGFAELRLSPYFPAVEYWHGIRDALTAQGATVLTPTVPPSSSIADRATALRSALEALAPMPQAVTIVAHSMGGLDTRYMLSHLAPLPVRVAAVVTVATPHRGSAFADYLLDEEVSPLHHYLPQLYQTFEKAGLGTAAFSQLTRRYMAEEFNPSTPDQPDVRYFSYGAAVERPALLSPFRHPHAVMTQAEGPNDGLVSVESSHWGTYKGTLLGVSHLDLINWSNRVGWTVREWMGIKRNFNAIAFYLDIADMLAKEGY from the exons ATGAACAAATCGGCAATATGGCGCAATGCGCCTGCTTCACCCCTATCCCGGCAACTATATCGCGCGCAATGCCATCGAAGTTTCGCTTGCAGCACTTACCTCGGACGTGAACATGATCCGAGGATAAAGGCGTTGGGCAGGGAAATATCTGACGACTATGCgataataagagaaaaatACGGTGCCGCATCTGATCCCACT ACTCCAAAATACCCTATCGTCCTCGCCCACGGCCTCTTCGGCTTCGCTGAACTCCGTCTCTCTCCATACTTTCCAGCTGTCGAATACTGGCATGGCATTCGGGATGCCCTCACTGCACAAGGCGCCACCGTCTTGACGCCCACTGTGCCTCCATCATCCTCTATTGCCGATCGCGCTACTGCTCTCCGCTCCGCCCTTGAAGCCCTCGCTCCAATGCCCCAAGCCGTCACAATTGTCGCACACAGCATGGGTGGTCTTGATACTCGATACATGCTTTCACACCTCGCTCCGCTCCCAGTCCGCGTTGCGGCTGTGGTTACCGTTGCAACGCCGCACCGAGGAAGCGCATTTGCAGACTACctccttgatgaagaagtcTCACCACTGCACCATTACTTGCCTCAACTTTATCAGACATTTGAAAAAGCTGGCCTCGGTACAGCAGCGTTCTCGCAGTTGACGAGACGCTACATGGCTGAAGAGTTCAATCCGAGCACGCCGGATCAACCAGACGTGCGGTACTTTTCGTACGGAGCGGCAGTGGAGCGGCCGGCGCTGCTGAGTCCATTTCGGCACCCGCACGCCGTCATGACACAGGCCGAGGGACCCAACGATGGACTTGTCAGTGTGGAGAGCAGCCACTGGGGCACATACAAAGGCACGCTCCTTGGAGTGAGCCACTTGGATCTGATAAACTGGTCCAATCGTGTTGGTTGGACAGTCCGGGAGTGGATGGGGATCAAGAGGAATTTCAATGCTATTGCATTCTATCTTGACATAGCAGATATGCTAGCCAAAGAGGGTTACTGA